A single genomic interval of Candidatus Babeliales bacterium harbors:
- a CDS encoding DegT/DnrJ/EryC1/StrS family aminotransferase, with protein sequence MQQINVPFFSLQKQTEKLTQKMVESFNHILKTQQFIGGPLVQEFEKKLAHFLGNNTHVISCNSGTDGLWLALKALDVQPKSIVLTTPFSFIASSSEILALEAYPVMIDIEPDTFNISPALIQAWLKEHATMEKGRAVHTATGMPVAGMVIVDLFGQCADYQAIKKIAQDWNLWIIEDACQAIGAHTNNQQAGTFGDIGVLSFYPTKNLGAFGDAGCCITSNQDLAMRLTKLKNHGRASHYAYEEFGINSRLDTIQASVLSIKLDELNSYNQRRREIAAFYNQALANVPFLQLPQEHVGHHVYHQYCVVLKNKQERAAFMQHLATNGVGSNIYYPQALTQIAFLNTRLDLINVCPVAEHASQAIVALPIWPELEQNELNHVVDVIKNFQSLMLVNPTQPTVEAHAA encoded by the coding sequence ATGCAACAAATTAATGTGCCCTTTTTCTCACTACAAAAACAAACAGAAAAACTGACCCAGAAGATGGTTGAGAGCTTTAACCACATTCTTAAAACCCAACAATTTATTGGCGGCCCTTTGGTACAAGAATTTGAAAAAAAACTTGCTCACTTTTTAGGCAATAACACGCACGTTATTTCTTGCAACTCCGGAACCGACGGACTATGGTTGGCACTCAAGGCTCTCGATGTACAACCAAAGTCAATTGTTCTTACAACACCTTTTTCTTTCATTGCTTCAAGCAGCGAAATCTTAGCTCTAGAAGCCTACCCGGTCATGATCGACATTGAGCCAGACACGTTTAATATCAGCCCTGCACTTATTCAAGCGTGGCTTAAAGAACATGCAACCATGGAAAAAGGCCGCGCAGTACACACCGCTACAGGCATGCCGGTTGCTGGCATGGTAATTGTAGATCTATTTGGTCAATGCGCCGACTATCAAGCAATTAAAAAAATTGCTCAAGATTGGAACTTGTGGATTATTGAAGATGCCTGCCAAGCAATTGGTGCACACACCAACAACCAACAAGCCGGCACTTTTGGTGACATTGGCGTACTCTCATTTTATCCAACCAAAAACTTGGGTGCTTTTGGTGATGCAGGCTGCTGCATTACCAGCAATCAAGATTTGGCAATGCGCTTAACAAAACTTAAGAATCACGGCCGCGCTTCTCATTATGCTTATGAAGAGTTTGGTATTAACAGCCGCCTAGACACTATTCAAGCATCAGTTCTTTCAATAAAACTTGATGAACTGAACAGCTACAACCAACGCCGTCGCGAAATTGCTGCGTTCTACAACCAAGCACTGGCAAACGTACCATTCTTACAACTACCACAAGAACACGTTGGGCATCATGTGTACCATCAATATTGTGTTGTACTAAAGAACAAACAAGAGCGCGCCGCGTTCATGCAACATTTAGCAACTAACGGTGTTGGCAGCAACATTTATTATCCACAAGCACTGACTCAAATTGCATTCCTCAATACGCGCTTAGATTTAATTAATGTTTGCCCGGTAGCTGAACATGCCTCACAAGCAATTGTTGCTTTGCCAATTTGGCCAGAGCTTGAACAAAACGAACTGAACCATGTGGTTGATGTGATAAAAAATTTTCAATCACTTATGCTTGTTAACCCAACACAACCAACGGTAGAAGCCCATGCCGCGTGA
- a CDS encoding ferredoxin: MAKCIKKVKIVPGCISCGSCEAICPKVFEVRDIAYVKEQVNFNECADDVREAADMCPVSVIKVEEEAE, translated from the coding sequence ATGGCTAAGTGCATAAAAAAAGTGAAAATTGTTCCTGGCTGTATCTCATGTGGTTCCTGCGAAGCAATCTGCCCAAAAGTTTTTGAAGTACGCGATATTGCGTATGTAAAAGAACAGGTTAATTTTAATGAGTGTGCCGACGATGTCCGCGAAGCAGCAGACATGTGTCCGGTAAGCGTTATAAAAGTTGAAGAAGAAGCAGAGTAA
- a CDS encoding AMP-binding protein gives MLQQLKTLFFGNSRGERAVYEKLRKQFAHDSQELIFAGHILQSAYQRFADRVALIAGDKSVTYKEFYFRSLLMSKKLAQLGVGQRDHVVLYFENSVEFYIAYFAVWQLGAVVIPLNIFFHAKELAHVMSEAQPKIILASLELKKNIDQACEQGLISALPTVLTEQDFDWSTPVPVAIEPNDQAVVVAGGDRHECCLILYTSGTTGKPKGVMLSSKNVVTNALQSFARFKMCFESNEKEQERFLSVLPLFHVFAQNTCLWFPILSGSAIIIVSKIDRKLILEGLQKRPTLFFGFPALYGLLCLMRTAPLDTVKLFVSGADMMPDKIRAAFGMIYGRKICSGYGLTEASPVVAINYHNEERSTDVVGKPIVGIESQIRDEQGNVLAAGNVGTLWIRGDNIMLGYYKEPEATARVLQDGWLNTGDLACIDAYGELAITGRSKDLIIHKGFNIYPQEVENILMTHPLVIKAAVVGREEVMSGQIPVAYVAVRQMSGELERSLRELCINNLAAYKVPRKFICLDDLPMSPTGKIDKKQLSNLN, from the coding sequence ATGCTGCAACAGCTCAAAACATTATTTTTTGGCAATTCACGAGGCGAGCGCGCAGTTTATGAAAAACTGAGAAAGCAATTTGCGCACGACTCGCAAGAGCTTATTTTTGCGGGTCACATTTTGCAGTCGGCGTATCAACGGTTTGCCGACCGCGTTGCGCTTATTGCTGGCGACAAATCAGTTACCTACAAAGAGTTTTACTTCCGTTCACTGCTCATGAGCAAAAAACTTGCGCAGTTGGGTGTGGGGCAGCGTGATCACGTTGTTCTGTACTTTGAAAATTCTGTTGAGTTTTATATTGCCTATTTTGCGGTGTGGCAGTTGGGTGCGGTGGTAATTCCACTCAACATATTTTTTCATGCCAAAGAGCTTGCGCATGTGATGAGTGAAGCGCAGCCAAAGATTATTCTTGCCTCTCTTGAGTTGAAAAAAAATATCGATCAAGCGTGTGAGCAGGGGCTGATTAGTGCACTGCCTACCGTGCTGACCGAACAAGACTTTGATTGGTCAACGCCGGTACCTGTGGCGATTGAGCCAAACGATCAAGCGGTAGTTGTTGCGGGTGGTGATCGGCACGAGTGCTGCCTTATTTTGTACACGTCTGGCACCACCGGCAAGCCCAAAGGGGTTATGCTTTCGTCCAAAAATGTGGTGACTAACGCGCTGCAATCATTTGCTCGTTTTAAAATGTGCTTTGAAAGTAATGAGAAAGAGCAAGAACGGTTCTTGTCGGTTTTGCCGCTTTTTCACGTTTTTGCCCAAAATACCTGTCTATGGTTTCCGATTTTGTCAGGTTCTGCTATTATTATTGTGTCTAAGATTGATCGCAAGTTAATCTTGGAAGGCCTGCAAAAAAGGCCTACGCTGTTCTTTGGCTTTCCTGCGTTGTACGGTTTGTTGTGCCTCATGCGCACTGCGCCGCTGGACACGGTTAAGCTGTTTGTTTCTGGTGCCGATATGATGCCAGACAAAATTAGAGCAGCGTTTGGTATGATTTATGGCCGTAAAATTTGTTCAGGCTACGGGCTTACTGAAGCCTCACCGGTTGTTGCAATTAATTATCACAACGAAGAACGATCAACCGATGTGGTGGGCAAGCCAATAGTCGGCATAGAATCGCAGATTCGCGATGAGCAAGGTAATGTTTTGGCCGCAGGAAACGTTGGTACGTTGTGGATTCGTGGTGACAACATTATGCTTGGGTACTACAAAGAGCCTGAAGCAACAGCGCGCGTACTGCAAGACGGCTGGTTAAATACCGGTGACCTTGCCTGCATTGATGCGTATGGTGAGCTGGCAATTACGGGACGCAGTAAAGATTTGATCATTCACAAAGGGTTTAATATTTATCCGCAAGAGGTGGAAAATATTTTAATGACACATCCTTTGGTAATTAAGGCCGCGGTAGTTGGTAGGGAAGAGGTCATGTCTGGCCAAATTCCTGTTGCGTACGTTGCGGTGCGACAAATGAGTGGTGAGTTAGAGCGTAGTTTGAGAGAATTGTGTATAAATAATTTAGCGGCTTACAAGGTGCCGCGCAAGTTTATTTGTTTGGACGATTTGCCAATGAGTCCAACCGGTAAAATTGATAAGAAACAACTAAGTAACCTAAATTAA
- a CDS encoding hemolysin family protein, whose product MTLSIEIFLFFLFLLLAGLFAFLETSLTALRLFKLKELQVSVAKYKSLFASWETNPQRILITILIVNNFVNVVASVLISHIMQKALGNFGVAVGAVLATVLILIFGEIIPKSFAKSHHERLFSSFLWLINLLYHLAYPFVTVLLKIATFFFARLGRPHILEKQEDISEKEIEFLIDYSDQKGLMEAEKTEMLQNVFSLGQTLVREIIIPQDAIIALDAASSFEEAVRAICTSRFSRLPVYEGKEENIVGLVYQKDIVDLMARGETKEIKDMIRPILFVPETQKVNQLLSEFLKTRMHMAMVLNEYGNIVGLVTIEDILEEIVGDIADEHEHANSSIVPMDEGGWLVAGSTDLEDLEDLLDIKFVTDRSVTIGGFLAEKLQHLPKKGERLNHLGFCFQVQQASRRRVYQVLVFDENEEHAQIEGDAE is encoded by the coding sequence ATGACACTGTCGATAGAGATTTTTCTATTTTTTCTCTTTTTGCTTTTAGCAGGACTGTTCGCGTTTCTTGAAACGTCATTGACGGCGCTTCGCTTATTTAAACTCAAAGAGCTACAAGTCTCTGTAGCCAAATACAAAAGTTTATTTGCCTCGTGGGAAACTAACCCGCAACGTATTTTAATTACTATTCTCATTGTTAATAACTTTGTAAACGTTGTTGCGTCAGTGTTAATTTCTCATATCATGCAAAAAGCCTTGGGCAATTTTGGTGTGGCCGTTGGTGCTGTGTTGGCAACTGTCTTGATTTTGATTTTTGGTGAAATTATTCCAAAAAGTTTTGCAAAGTCTCATCACGAACGTTTGTTCAGTTCATTTTTGTGGCTGATCAATTTGCTGTATCATCTTGCCTATCCATTTGTAACGGTCTTGCTCAAGATTGCAACATTCTTTTTTGCGCGTCTTGGCCGTCCGCACATTCTTGAAAAACAAGAAGATATTTCTGAAAAAGAAATTGAGTTCTTAATTGACTACAGCGACCAAAAAGGTTTAATGGAAGCTGAAAAAACTGAAATGTTACAAAACGTTTTCAGTTTGGGACAAACATTAGTTCGCGAAATTATTATTCCACAAGATGCCATTATTGCCCTTGATGCTGCTTCAAGTTTTGAAGAAGCGGTACGAGCAATTTGTACCTCTCGTTTTTCTCGTTTGCCGGTTTATGAAGGCAAAGAAGAAAACATTGTGGGCCTTGTTTATCAAAAAGATATTGTTGATCTCATGGCTCGTGGTGAAACTAAAGAAATAAAAGATATGATTCGACCAATCTTGTTTGTGCCAGAAACGCAAAAAGTTAATCAGTTGTTGAGCGAATTTTTAAAGACACGCATGCACATGGCAATGGTGCTTAACGAATACGGTAACATTGTTGGGTTAGTAACTATCGAAGATATTCTTGAAGAGATTGTGGGCGATATTGCCGACGAGCATGAACATGCAAATTCATCAATTGTACCGATGGATGAAGGTGGTTGGTTAGTTGCCGGCAGTACCGATCTTGAAGATCTTGAAGATTTACTTGATATCAAATTTGTTACCGATCGTTCAGTAACTATTGGTGGCTTTTTGGCTGAAAAATTGCAGCACTTACCAAAAAAAGGTGAGCGCTTAAACCATCTTGGTTTTTGTTTTCAAGTACAACAAGCAAGCCGTCGTCGTGTTTATCAAGTGTTGGTATTTGATGAAAACGAAGAACATGCACAAATTGAGGGTGACGCTGAATAA
- a CDS encoding ABC transporter ATP-binding protein/permease encodes MDPLKRLLAYTNKYWKKLLISIVAASLYGIVAAMPTYIVKHTVDDIFINHYRHLILPFMLLFLAFFICKGIFSYITSYYMHWVGNKVVIDIRHDLFNKVIDFPLSFFKQHSTGELMSYFLNDIQMVQNASASAIRNGVRSFFEAFFLISFAFVQNWKLSLLMMVVGPLIGITIRRMGRATKIASRGIQREMGNISSMLQEMFVGIREIKAFNAERFEVSRLSKQLDRCFSSIMQNVHIESLLPALIESIAMIGGVFAFYVATNQVLNGSISAGQLASFVVAVLLCYQPLKRVVSVYSEVQYGLAAAERIFSMMDQVYPALQNRDIEIKHFDTAIEFSNVNFEYQPDKPVFESINFSIRRGECIGIVGPSGAGKSTLCDMLLGFLLPTGGRMTIDGNDFASVSSTSLRSKIGYVGQRTFLFNDTVRNNIAYSLPNASDAAIEQACKAAYAHDFILDFPNGYQTLVGEDGTLVSGGQKQRLTIARALLKDPEILIFDEATSSLDQESEKMIQRTIQELRHKKTMLIVSHRMSFLEHVDRILVVQNGIVQEVSDRKQVAVAEARL; translated from the coding sequence ATGGACCCACTAAAAAGGCTTCTGGCTTATACCAATAAATATTGGAAAAAACTTCTTATATCAATTGTTGCAGCGTCATTGTACGGGATTGTTGCTGCCATGCCAACCTACATTGTTAAGCACACGGTTGACGATATTTTTATCAATCATTACCGCCATTTAATTCTGCCTTTCATGCTGCTTTTTTTGGCATTTTTTATTTGCAAAGGCATTTTTTCATACATAACTTCGTACTACATGCACTGGGTTGGCAACAAAGTAGTGATCGATATTCGGCACGATTTGTTTAACAAAGTGATCGACTTTCCGCTTTCTTTTTTTAAGCAGCATTCAACGGGCGAGTTGATGTCATATTTTTTAAATGATATTCAAATGGTTCAAAATGCTTCAGCCTCAGCAATCCGCAATGGCGTACGCAGCTTTTTTGAAGCGTTCTTTTTAATTAGTTTTGCTTTTGTACAAAACTGGAAACTCTCGTTGCTCATGATGGTTGTGGGGCCGCTGATCGGCATTACCATTCGCCGCATGGGCAGGGCAACCAAAATTGCTTCACGCGGCATTCAGCGCGAAATGGGCAATATTAGTTCAATGCTACAAGAGATGTTTGTGGGCATTAGAGAAATAAAAGCGTTTAACGCTGAACGTTTTGAAGTTTCGCGGTTGAGCAAACAGCTTGACCGTTGCTTTTCTTCAATCATGCAAAATGTGCATATCGAGTCGCTGTTGCCGGCGCTGATTGAATCAATTGCCATGATTGGTGGTGTCTTTGCTTTTTATGTGGCTACCAACCAAGTTTTAAATGGCAGCATTTCTGCTGGGCAGTTGGCATCGTTTGTGGTTGCTGTGTTGCTTTGCTACCAGCCGCTCAAGCGCGTGGTCAGTGTTTATTCTGAGGTTCAGTATGGCTTGGCGGCAGCTGAGCGGATTTTTAGTATGATGGACCAGGTGTATCCCGCGTTGCAAAATCGCGATATTGAGATAAAACACTTTGATACAGCAATTGAATTTTCAAACGTCAATTTTGAGTATCAGCCCGACAAACCCGTTTTTGAGAGTATTAATTTTTCTATTCGTCGCGGTGAATGTATTGGTATTGTTGGGCCTTCTGGTGCTGGTAAAAGTACGTTGTGCGATATGCTCTTGGGCTTTTTATTGCCAACAGGCGGGCGTATGACTATTGATGGTAACGATTTTGCGTCCGTTTCTTCAACCAGCTTGCGTAGCAAAATTGGCTATGTTGGTCAGCGCACTTTTTTGTTTAATGACACCGTGCGTAACAACATTGCCTACTCTTTGCCCAACGCTTCAGACGCTGCTATTGAGCAGGCCTGTAAAGCTGCCTACGCGCATGATTTTATTTTAGACTTTCCCAATGGCTATCAAACATTGGTTGGCGAAGACGGTACACTTGTTTCTGGCGGACAAAAGCAGCGGCTGACCATTGCGCGTGCCTTGCTTAAAGATCCAGAGATTTTAATTTTTGACGAAGCTACCTCATCGCTTGACCAAGAATCTGAAAAGATGATACAGCGAACAATTCAAGAATTACGCCACAAAAAAACCATGCTCATTGTTTCACACCGCATGTCGTTTCTTGAGCACGTAGATCGAATTTTAGTGGTCCAAAATGGCATTGTACAAGAAGTCAGTGATCGCAAGCAGGTAGCAGTGGCTGAAGCGCGATTATAA
- a CDS encoding GNAT family N-acetyltransferase — protein sequence MNNHMKQKQGGQFLAKDKLGTPVVVQWTKTTIMSPDFANAMKEMWPLARGAYTPVEMDFLKAFPEVVGTEPYFKPFEPLFQNGVANVDWLAAQTAMESILEGHFVFDPTQLSEQVVAMFANDSCFLVTVNDQETGTPLGFITFLARANYTAGEVKVMSFAVQTTHQKRGLGKLLMSSIFKIAPKTKRIFLATRVTNNVALHAYSSWGFVTDKKPILDHAFNLKHWSFMDYKAEQCDVLQNIAQELYLVS from the coding sequence ATGAATAATCACATGAAGCAAAAACAAGGTGGCCAGTTTCTAGCCAAAGATAAACTTGGAACACCGGTCGTTGTGCAATGGACAAAAACAACTATTATGTCACCAGACTTTGCCAACGCCATGAAAGAAATGTGGCCACTGGCGCGCGGCGCCTACACGCCGGTAGAAATGGACTTTTTAAAAGCATTTCCGGAAGTAGTTGGCACAGAGCCTTACTTTAAGCCGTTTGAGCCGCTGTTTCAAAATGGCGTAGCAAACGTTGATTGGCTAGCTGCACAAACAGCCATGGAATCAATTCTTGAGGGACATTTTGTTTTTGATCCGACACAATTAAGCGAGCAAGTTGTTGCAATGTTTGCAAACGATTCCTGCTTTTTGGTGACCGTCAACGACCAAGAAACGGGAACGCCCCTTGGCTTCATAACATTTTTGGCACGTGCAAATTATACTGCCGGCGAAGTTAAAGTTATGAGCTTTGCGGTCCAAACAACACATCAAAAGCGTGGGCTTGGCAAACTTTTGATGAGCTCTATTTTTAAGATCGCACCAAAAACAAAGCGCATTTTCTTGGCCACGCGCGTTACTAACAACGTAGCGCTCCACGCATACAGCTCGTGGGGGTTTGTTACAGACAAAAAGCCCATTTTGGACCATGCGTTTAATCTTAAACATTGGTCGTTCATGGACTATAAAGCCGAGCAATGTGATGTTTTGCAAAATATTGCTCAAGAACTTTATTTAGTGAGCTAG
- a CDS encoding ATP-binding cassette domain-containing protein yields the protein MTHAPIILKDVSVEFPGKVCFENLNKTIHAGNRIAIVGKNGNGKTTLLKVIQGLQEPSHGRVIIPDDVVFGFVPQVIELSTQLSGGQRLNKALTQALASNPSVLCLDEPTNHLDASNRKSLLRLLQHYSGTLIVISHDVELLRTCIDQIWHVHDGSVEFFSGNYDAYRAQEKAAHTEKVARLESLKKEQRKAREALQEEYQRAASSKRANKNENDKTLLRAMQASGERTTNKKQSAISQTQHNIEAELQDLRLPDVIKPKFNLPATSVHQQTIVSIREGSCGYQQPVLENIMLQIMSTERIALVGDNASGKSTLVKAIMQNPSTTRAGSWQLPATKDIGYLDQHNKNLNDNASVFDIIKEVAPTWTSYEIRKHLNDFLFRKNEEVEKLVKNLSGGEKTRLSLAQIAAQSPKLLILDEVTNCLDLETRQHVIEVLKAYPGALIVISHDADFLKEIDIESVYQIKEHGISRDTN from the coding sequence ATGACGCATGCACCCATTATTCTCAAAGATGTCAGTGTTGAATTTCCAGGAAAAGTCTGCTTTGAAAACCTGAACAAAACTATTCATGCGGGCAACCGCATTGCCATTGTTGGTAAAAACGGCAACGGCAAAACAACCCTACTCAAAGTTATTCAAGGCCTACAAGAACCTTCACACGGTCGTGTAATTATTCCTGACGATGTTGTTTTTGGCTTTGTGCCCCAAGTTATTGAACTGAGCACGCAACTGAGCGGCGGGCAGCGCTTGAATAAAGCGCTCACACAAGCTTTGGCCAGCAACCCTTCGGTTTTGTGTTTGGACGAGCCAACCAACCATTTGGACGCAAGCAACCGCAAATCTTTGTTGCGGCTTTTGCAGCACTACAGCGGCACACTTATTGTTATCTCGCACGATGTTGAGCTTTTGCGCACCTGCATTGACCAGATTTGGCATGTTCACGACGGCTCAGTAGAGTTCTTTTCTGGTAACTACGACGCGTACCGTGCACAGGAAAAAGCTGCGCACACAGAAAAAGTTGCGCGGCTTGAGTCATTAAAAAAAGAACAGCGCAAAGCACGAGAAGCACTGCAAGAAGAATATCAGCGCGCTGCCAGCTCAAAGCGCGCCAACAAAAATGAAAATGATAAAACGCTGCTGCGTGCCATGCAAGCAAGCGGTGAACGCACCACCAACAAAAAACAAAGTGCCATTAGTCAAACACAACACAACATTGAAGCCGAATTGCAAGACCTTCGATTGCCCGACGTTATTAAACCAAAATTTAATTTGCCAGCAACAAGTGTGCACCAACAAACTATCGTGAGCATTCGAGAGGGCAGCTGCGGCTACCAACAACCCGTTTTAGAAAACATCATGTTACAAATTATGAGCACTGAGCGCATTGCACTTGTTGGCGATAATGCTTCGGGAAAGTCAACGTTGGTAAAAGCAATTATGCAAAACCCCAGCACTACGCGCGCAGGCAGCTGGCAACTGCCGGCAACCAAAGATATTGGCTACTTGGACCAGCACAACAAAAACCTTAATGATAATGCATCTGTTTTTGATATCATTAAAGAAGTTGCGCCAACTTGGACTTCGTACGAAATCCGTAAACATTTAAATGATTTTTTGTTCAGAAAAAATGAAGAGGTAGAAAAGCTGGTAAAAAACCTTTCTGGCGGCGAGAAGACACGCCTTTCGCTAGCGCAAATTGCCGCACAAAGCCCGAAACTTCTAATCCTTGATGAAGTTACCAACTGTTTGGATCTTGAAACCCGCCAACACGTGATTGAGGTTCTAAAAGCCTATCCAGGAGCATTGATTGTCATTTCTCACGATGCTGATTTTTTGAAAGAAATTGACATTGAAAGCGTTTATCAAATCAAAGAACACGGAATTTCTCGAGACACAAACTAA
- the topA gene encoding type I DNA topoisomerase, whose protein sequence is MGKKRTSVMENGPKLLIVESPAKIKTISKFLGSDFKIMSTFGHIKDLPTRKLGITIDEKTNKITLEYVPIKDKATVIADICKQARKSSEIYLASDPDREGEIISWHIGQEIEKVFADEAKIHRITFNEITAPAIKQAIEDKTTVDLNQVSAQQARRILDRWVGYEVSPILWKKIAKGLSAGRVQSVAVLLICQRDEEIVNFKPEESWSVQGIFEISKAKLPADLFKISGKNIAIKNKEDADKVLAEIKKEKDFVVTKITDKQRSKNALPPFMTSTLQQDAYNKLGFSVDRTMAVAQQLYEGVPLSKSDSPEALITYMRTDSLRISDTALKAVRGYIKKEFGDKYLPKAANFYGKKGAQDAHEAIRPISIEITPEMAARYLKPHQAKLYELIWKRFVACQMTPAEYFQRQVLIDSGKYTFKATGSTLIFDGFLKVYLVEEEEGSEEKTTNIPKEIEENKKLDLKDATNKQHFTQPPPRYTEASLVKELEKRGIGRPSTYAATLSTIQKRSYVEKDPKKKFLPTELGKAVNEMLVKNLPDIINITFTAKMEEDLDKIAQGEVDRDTVLHEFYGKFKKDLVEFGGAEATRRNVETDLKCPTCQNPLVIRFGKSGEFLGCSKFPECKFTANVMRDEQGNVQISTEEANAEIIDIKCPNCGKNLVKKVGRFGPFLACPGYPECKYIHQEQLKMRCPQCNGNLAKRRWKGGSFWGCTGYPKCRFSIFGEVVEKPCPKCKAPYLLVTRSKDGKETHTCPNKECGHTE, encoded by the coding sequence ATGGGCAAAAAGAGAACTTCAGTTATGGAAAACGGACCAAAACTCCTCATCGTAGAGTCGCCTGCCAAAATAAAGACTATTTCAAAGTTTTTGGGCAGTGACTTTAAAATTATGTCCACTTTTGGACATATTAAAGATTTGCCCACTCGCAAGCTTGGTATTACTATTGATGAGAAAACCAATAAAATAACTCTCGAATACGTGCCAATCAAAGATAAGGCAACCGTTATTGCCGACATTTGTAAGCAAGCGCGTAAATCAAGCGAAATCTATCTGGCCTCTGACCCTGACCGGGAAGGGGAAATTATTTCGTGGCATATTGGCCAAGAAATTGAAAAGGTCTTTGCCGATGAGGCAAAAATCCATCGTATCACCTTCAACGAAATTACCGCTCCTGCCATTAAACAGGCTATTGAAGACAAAACAACGGTAGACCTCAACCAGGTCAGCGCGCAGCAAGCCCGCCGTATTCTTGACCGCTGGGTGGGCTACGAAGTTTCGCCAATTCTTTGGAAAAAGATTGCCAAAGGCCTTTCGGCCGGCCGCGTACAATCAGTTGCCGTACTTCTCATTTGCCAGCGCGACGAAGAAATTGTTAACTTTAAGCCTGAAGAATCGTGGTCGGTGCAAGGTATTTTTGAGATCAGCAAAGCCAAACTTCCAGCAGATTTGTTTAAAATTAGCGGCAAAAACATCGCTATAAAAAACAAAGAAGACGCTGACAAAGTGTTGGCAGAAATCAAAAAAGAAAAAGATTTTGTTGTCACCAAAATTACTGACAAGCAACGCTCAAAAAACGCTCTGCCGCCCTTTATGACCAGTACTTTGCAGCAAGATGCCTACAATAAACTTGGCTTTTCGGTAGACCGCACCATGGCCGTTGCCCAGCAATTGTATGAAGGTGTGCCGCTTTCAAAAAGTGATTCGCCAGAAGCGCTTATTACGTACATGCGTACTGACTCGCTGCGTATTTCAGACACGGCACTTAAGGCAGTGCGTGGCTACATTAAGAAAGAGTTTGGCGATAAATATTTGCCAAAGGCTGCCAATTTTTATGGCAAAAAAGGCGCACAAGACGCTCACGAAGCCATCAGACCAATTAGTATTGAAATTACGCCAGAAATGGCCGCACGCTACCTTAAGCCGCATCAAGCAAAATTGTATGAACTTATTTGGAAGCGCTTTGTTGCCTGCCAAATGACTCCTGCCGAATATTTCCAACGCCAAGTGCTCATCGACAGCGGCAAGTATACGTTCAAGGCAACCGGTTCAACGTTAATATTTGATGGCTTTTTAAAAGTTTATTTGGTTGAGGAAGAAGAAGGATCTGAAGAAAAGACAACCAATATTCCAAAAGAAATTGAAGAAAACAAAAAACTCGACCTAAAAGATGCCACCAACAAACAGCATTTTACGCAGCCACCACCACGCTATACTGAAGCATCGTTGGTAAAAGAACTTGAAAAGCGGGGCATTGGCCGACCAAGTACCTATGCAGCTACCCTTTCAACAATTCAAAAGCGTAGCTACGTAGAAAAAGATCCTAAGAAGAAATTCTTACCCACCGAACTTGGTAAAGCAGTTAATGAAATGTTAGTCAAAAATCTGCCCGACATTATCAACATCACCTTCACGGCAAAAATGGAAGAAGATTTAGATAAAATTGCCCAGGGCGAAGTTGACCGCGACACAGTACTTCATGAGTTTTATGGCAAGTTCAAAAAGGATTTGGTTGAGTTTGGCGGTGCTGAGGCAACACGCAGAAACGTTGAAACAGATCTTAAGTGCCCAACCTGCCAAAACCCACTCGTTATCCGTTTTGGCAAATCAGGTGAATTTTTGGGTTGTTCCAAATTCCCTGAATGTAAGTTTACCGCCAACGTGATGCGCGATGAACAAGGGAACGTGCAGATCAGCACCGAAGAAGCAAACGCAGAAATTATCGACATCAAATGTCCAAACTGTGGCAAAAACTTAGTTAAAAAAGTTGGCCGCTTTGGACCATTTCTTGCCTGCCCTGGTTACCCAGAATGTAAGTACATTCATCAGGAACAGCTCAAAATGCGCTGTCCACAATGTAACGGCAACTTGGCAAAACGCCGCTGGAAAGGTGGGAGCTTTTGGGGCTGTACCGGCTATCCAAAATGTCGCTTCTCAATTTTTGGCGAAGTGGTAGAAAAACCATGTCCAAAATGTAAAGCGCCCTATTTGTTGGTAACGCGCAGCAAAGATGGTAAAGAAACACACACCTGCCCGAATAAAGAATGCGGGCATACTGAGTAG